Within Myceligenerans xiligouense, the genomic segment CGTCCTCGCCGAGTGCGGCGAGCAGCATCTTCCCGACCCCGGTGCAGTGCAGGTGGACACGCCGCCCCACCTCGGTGAACATCCGCATGGAGTGCGTGGACGACGCCTGCGCCACGTACACGGCCATCTCGTGGTCGAGCATCGCGAGGTTCGCGGTCTCGCCGAGCTCGGCCGCGACCCGCTCGAGGTGCGGCCGGGCCGCCGCACCGAGCTGCCGGCCGGCCGCGTCCGCGAGACGCAGCACGCCCGGCCCGAGCGCGTACCGGCGCGACGGCATCTGCCGCGCGTACCCGCGCTGCACCAGCGTGCGCAGCAGCCGGTGGATGGTCGGCAGCGGAAGCCCGCTGCGGTCGGCGAGCTCGCTCAGGGTCGCGTCGCCCCCGAGATCCGTCATGATCTCCAGCAGGTCGATCGCCCGCTCGACGGTCTGCACGCCGCCGGTACTGCTTGCCATGTGGCTCCTCACGCTCCTGGTGCGCGGACTGTCCGCGCGCACCCGTCCCCTCCGGGGAACAGAATCAGGATTCCACAGGTCGG encodes:
- a CDS encoding IclR family transcriptional regulator, which produces MASSTGGVQTVERAIDLLEIMTDLGGDATLSELADRSGLPLPTIHRLLRTLVQRGYARQMPSRRYALGPGVLRLADAAGRQLGAAARPHLERVAAELGETANLAMLDHEMAVYVAQASSTHSMRMFTEVGRRVHLHCTGVGKMLLAALGEDEVRAIAQRTGLPAATEHSITGADELVAELGRIRERGYAVDDGEQEVGVRCFAVAVPDAPLATALSVSGPAARVTPEFADVAVPVLREEAARVGDRLAGR